In a genomic window of Pseudoliparis swirei isolate HS2019 ecotype Mariana Trench chromosome 20, NWPU_hadal_v1, whole genome shotgun sequence:
- the ywhag2 gene encoding 14-3-3 protein gamma-1, whose amino-acid sequence MVDREQLVQKARLAEQAERYDDMAAAMKSVTELNVALSNEERNLLSVAYKNVVGARRSSWRVISSIEQKTSADGNEKKIEMVRAYREKIEKELEAVCQDVLNLLDNFLIKNCNETQHESKVFYLKMKGDYYRYLAEVATGEKRATVVESSEKSYNEAHDISKEHMQPTHPIRLGLALNYSVFHYEIQNAPEQACHLAKTAFDDAIAELDTLNEDSYKDSTLIMQLLRDNLTLWTSDQQDDEGGEGNN is encoded by the exons ATGGTTGATCGCGAGCAGCTGGTGCAGAAAGCCAGGCTGGCTGAACAGGCTGAGAGATATGATGATATGGCAGCTGCTATGAAATCg GTAACAGAGCTGAACGTGGCCCTGTCCAACGAGGAAAGGAACCTCTTGTCTGTGGCCTACAAGAACGTGGTCGGGGCCCGCCGCTCCTCCTGGAGGGTGATCTCCAGCATTGAGCAGAAGACCTCGGCCGATGGCAATGAGAAGAAGATCGAGATGGTGAGGGCCTACAGGGAGAAGATTGAGAAGGAGCTGGAGGCCGTGTGCCAGGATGTGCTCAACCTTCTGGACAACTTCCTGATCAAGAACTGCAACGAGACGCAGCACGAGAGCAAAGTGTTCTACCTGAAGATGAAGGGCGACTACTACCGGTACCTGGCCGAGGTGGCCACGGGCGAGAAGAGGGCCACCGTGGTGGAGTCCTCGGAGAAGTCCTACAACGAGGCCCACGACATCAGCAAGGAGCACATGCAGCCCACCCACCCCATCCGCCTGGGCTTAGCTCTCAACTACTCTGTGTTTCACTACGAGATCCAGAACGCCCCGGAGCAGGCCTGTCATCTGGCCAAGACCGCCTTCGATGACGCCATCGCCGAGCTCGACACCCTCAACGAGGACTCCTACAAAGACTCCACTCTCATCATGCAGCTGCTCCGAGACAACTTGACACTGTGGACAAGTGACCAGCAGGATGACGAGGGAGGGGAGGGCAACAATTAA
- the si:ch211-105f12.2 gene encoding RIMS-binding protein 2-like, which translates to MDTRLELDVLIFPDKVKIATPEELSEWDLESASQLSIPTVRLFVALYPYNPAAMSPNYERAGEELPFVPGQIIKVFGDTDSDGFYHGESGGLSGYVPSNMVDEILVDDKYLKHLLMQQGFLPVDHTDMSFTPDLSEVASNPDDVVVHRMMALFNYDPWESSPNMDSEVELGFRSGDIIYALGDMDQDGFYYGDLHGRRGLVPSNYLQPLPWN; encoded by the exons ATGGACACAAGGCTGGAGTTGGATGTTTTGATATTCCCAGACAAAGTGAAGATTGCTACTCCAGAGGAGCTCTCAGAATGGGATCTTGAGTCTGCGAGTCAGTTGTCCATACCCACTGTCCGACTCTTTGTGGCACTTTACCCATACAACCCTGCTGCAATGTCCCCCAACTATGAGAGGGCTGGAGAAGAGCTGCCTTTTGTACCAGGCCAGATCATCAAG GTGTTTGGAGACACAGACTCTGACGGTTTCTATCACGGTGAGTCTGGAGGTCTCTCCGGTTATGTGCCAAGTAACATGGTGGATGAAATCCTAGTGGATGATAAGTACCTGAAGCATCTACTCATGCAGCAGGGCTTCCTCCCTGTGGACCATACAG ATATGTCTTTTACGCCGGATCTCAGTGAAGTAGCCAGTAACCCTGATGATGTGGTGGTTCATCGAATGATGGCCTTATTCAACTACGATCCATGGGAAAGTTCCCCCAACATGGACAGTGAA GTTGAACTTGGCTTTCGCTCAGGAGACATTATTTACGCGTTAGGTGACATGGATCAGGATGGATTTTACTAT GGCGATCTGCATGGACGAAGAGGTTTGGTTCCATCAAACTACCTACAGCCGCTACCTTGGAATTAG